Proteins from a genomic interval of Acidobacteriota bacterium:
- a CDS encoding LON peptidase substrate-binding domain-containing protein, which translates to MDRMLGVPLLPLFPLELVLFPGVPLPLHIFEPRYQEMIGECLRDKNEFGIVRASDKGVAGIGCTAAILDVAKRYDDGRMDILTEGRRRFEISGLNEDRAFLRGDITYFDDDPSEASVAAAQHAIRLYLDLLALADVEAENPPAPGPQLSFLITAGLPLELDFKQTLLETRSEAARIGEIVTYYEALVPRLRRALTTRKKAGGNGHAV; encoded by the coding sequence ATGGATAGAATGTTGGGCGTGCCGCTCCTGCCGCTCTTCCCACTGGAACTCGTGCTCTTCCCCGGCGTCCCTTTGCCGCTGCACATCTTCGAGCCGCGCTACCAGGAGATGATCGGCGAATGCCTGCGCGACAAGAATGAGTTCGGGATCGTGCGCGCCAGCGACAAAGGCGTGGCCGGCATCGGATGCACCGCCGCCATCCTCGATGTGGCCAAGCGCTACGACGACGGCCGCATGGACATCCTCACCGAAGGCCGCCGTCGCTTCGAGATCTCAGGCCTGAATGAAGACCGCGCTTTCCTGCGCGGTGACATCACGTACTTCGACGACGACCCGAGCGAGGCTTCGGTCGCGGCAGCGCAGCACGCCATCCGGCTTTATCTCGACCTGCTCGCGCTGGCGGACGTGGAAGCCGAGAATCCGCCCGCGCCCGGACCGCAGCTCTCGTTCCTCATCACCGCCGGGCTGCCGCTCGAACTCGACTTCAAGCAGACGCTGCTGGAGACGCGCTCCGAAGCGGCGCGCATCGGCGAGATCGTGACGTATTACGAAGCGCTGGTGCCGCGCCTACGGCGGGCTCTTACGACGCGCAAGAAGGCGGGAGGCAACGGCCATGCGGTGTGA
- a CDS encoding SDR family NAD(P)-dependent oxidoreductase: MKAKGKVVVVTGASMGIGEALARIFVEHGADVMMSSRDLSRVEAARARIGFKHLERTMAARCDVTKREDVDRLRDLGLKTHGHIDVWINNAGHGLNDSVENMDLAEVRRMFDTNLFGALHGMQSVIPVMRKQGSGTIINISSVAGYIAVPYMAAYCATKHALNAFSHAARVELMGTGVNVLNVCPGYIKTNFQSNLVRGTDRLRYGGDNRPGATPDDVAEATLKAYLKGKREIVVPASNQWAIRMYQHSPGIVDRTMKKNMRHTDTEAPAQPVR; the protein is encoded by the coding sequence ATGAAAGCAAAAGGGAAAGTCGTTGTCGTCACCGGCGCGTCCATGGGCATCGGCGAAGCGCTGGCGCGGATCTTCGTGGAGCACGGCGCGGACGTGATGATGTCCTCGCGCGACCTCAGCCGCGTGGAAGCGGCGCGCGCGCGCATCGGCTTCAAGCATCTGGAGAGGACGATGGCCGCGCGTTGCGACGTCACCAAGCGCGAGGACGTGGACCGCCTGCGCGACCTCGGGCTGAAAACCCATGGCCACATCGACGTCTGGATCAACAATGCCGGCCATGGTCTCAACGATTCGGTCGAGAACATGGACCTGGCCGAAGTCCGCAGAATGTTCGATACCAACCTGTTCGGCGCGCTCCACGGCATGCAGTCCGTGATCCCGGTGATGAGGAAGCAGGGAAGCGGCACCATCATCAACATCTCCAGCGTCGCCGGATACATCGCGGTGCCGTACATGGCCGCCTATTGCGCCACCAAGCACGCGCTCAACGCCTTCTCCCACGCCGCCCGCGTCGAGCTGATGGGCACCGGAGTGAACGTGCTCAACGTGTGCCCGGGATACATCAAGACGAACTTCCAGAGCAATCTCGTCCGCGGCACCGATCGCCTGCGCTACGGCGGCGACAACCGCCCGGGCGCCACGCCCGACGACGTGGCCGAAGCCACGCTCAAGGCTTACTTGAAGGGAAAGCGGGAGATCGTTGTGCCGGCAAGCAATCAGTGGGCGATACGGATGTACCAGCATTCGCCGGGTATCGTTGACCGGACGATGAAGAAGAACATGCGGCACACCGATACCGAAGCGCCGGCGCAACCGGTGAGATAG
- a CDS encoding tetratricopeptide repeat protein has protein sequence MSVPMTTRADMLKEFLAQNPNDAFARYGLAMEYSNAGDTEAALREFAALLHANPDYTAGYFMAAQALARAGRNDEAKQRLKDGIASADRTGNQHAKSEMSAMLEELG, from the coding sequence ATGAGTGTGCCCATGACGACGCGCGCCGACATGCTGAAAGAGTTTCTTGCCCAGAATCCCAACGACGCCTTTGCTCGCTACGGCCTGGCGATGGAGTACTCCAACGCCGGCGACACCGAAGCCGCGCTGCGCGAGTTCGCCGCGCTGCTGCATGCCAATCCCGACTACACCGCCGGATACTTCATGGCGGCGCAGGCTCTCGCGCGCGCCGGGCGCAATGACGAAGCGAAGCAGCGGTTGAAAGACGGCATCGCCTCCGCCGACCGCACCGGCAACCAGCACGCCAAGAGCGAGATGAGCGCGATGCTGGAAGAGTTGGGATAG